A stretch of Bacillus pseudomycoides DNA encodes these proteins:
- a CDS encoding MFS transporter, which yields MNQQNSVQKKALIASLIGSSIEWFDFFLYGTAAALVFNKLFFVNEDPLVALMLSYLSFGIPFFIRPLGGIIFSHIGDKIGRKKTLVLTLSLMGGATVCIGLLPSYETIGILAPILLILLRIIQGLGIGGEWGGALLLAVEYAPKEKKGLFGSIPQTGVTIGMLLGTAAISFMTMISGDNFVTWGWRVPFILSAVLVFIGLWIRNGLDETPDFKKAKESGNISKLPIADTLRHHWKSVLIATGAKVAETGPFYIFSTFIVSYGTSQLKLPNTTVLNAVTIAMLITTIMIPIMGKLSDSIGRKKMYIWGTIAILLYAFPYFLILNQGTTSSIIIATVIGLGILWAPVTAVLGTLFSEIFSTQVRYTGVTLGYQLGAALAGGTAPMIAAYLMNVYNNSWVPVALYIVLTCCISLIAIAAVSTKQIAENVQKQDIQA from the coding sequence ATGAATCAACAAAACTCTGTTCAGAAAAAAGCACTCATAGCTAGTTTAATTGGTAGTTCTATCGAATGGTTTGATTTCTTCTTATATGGAACTGCTGCCGCGCTTGTATTTAACAAATTGTTTTTTGTAAACGAAGATCCACTTGTCGCACTCATGCTTTCTTATCTTTCTTTTGGTATTCCATTTTTTATCCGTCCACTTGGAGGCATTATCTTTAGTCATATCGGTGACAAAATCGGAAGAAAAAAGACACTTGTGTTAACCCTATCTCTAATGGGAGGGGCGACAGTATGCATTGGTTTGCTTCCTTCATACGAAACTATCGGTATACTAGCTCCTATTCTTTTAATATTACTAAGAATTATTCAAGGATTAGGAATTGGCGGCGAATGGGGTGGTGCTTTACTATTAGCCGTAGAATATGCACCGAAGGAAAAAAAGGGACTTTTTGGTAGCATCCCTCAAACAGGTGTAACAATTGGAATGTTACTCGGAACTGCTGCGATCTCTTTCATGACAATGATTTCTGGTGATAATTTTGTAACGTGGGGATGGCGAGTTCCATTTATTTTAAGTGCCGTATTAGTATTCATAGGGTTATGGATTCGAAACGGATTAGATGAAACACCAGACTTCAAAAAAGCAAAAGAAAGCGGAAACATTTCAAAACTACCTATTGCTGACACTTTACGTCATCATTGGAAATCTGTACTTATCGCTACAGGAGCAAAGGTAGCGGAAACAGGTCCCTTCTATATTTTCTCGACATTCATTGTTTCTTATGGAACATCGCAGCTGAAACTACCAAATACAACTGTCTTAAACGCCGTTACAATCGCTATGCTCATTACTACTATTATGATTCCGATTATGGGAAAACTTTCAGATTCAATTGGAAGAAAGAAAATGTACATATGGGGCACGATTGCAATTCTCTTATACGCTTTTCCATATTTCTTAATACTAAACCAAGGAACAACTTCCTCTATCATTATCGCAACTGTTATCGGTTTAGGTATTTTATGGGCACCTGTAACCGCCGTATTAGGTACATTATTCTCTGAAATTTTCTCCACTCAAGTACGCTATACTGGCGTTACGCTAGGTTATCAATTAGGAGCTGCATTAGCTGGTGGGACAGCACCGATGATTGCTGCTTATTTAATGAATGTGTATAACAATTCTTGGGTTCCGGTAGCTTTATATATTGTACTTACTTGCTGCATTTCTTTAATCGCTATCGCTGCCGTTTCAACAAAGCAAATTGCAGAAAATGTACAAAAGCAAGATATACAAGCCTAG
- a CDS encoding ornithine cyclodeaminase family protein, producing MIHITEEMVQETYKMKDCLQDVEKAFQYYMNNEITTPVRLNIQHSQEEANSLYMPSYVAPIEFASTKIVSIFPQNTQKGKKALQSLIVLTETNTGDHVATIEASYLTTLRTGAMSGIATNHFARQDASTCVVIGCGAQALGQIQAVMEVRSLTRILLVNRTIQKAFEFKNQLLSLYPNWKGSIEIKESADDAVAMADIVICSTTSTTPVFDGKYIKPGTHINGIGSYQPHMQELDFTTLQRSDKIIVDTLEGVQHEAGDFLIASEKNEWDFSNVYSELGDIILGHKQGRTNSDEITLFKSVGVAFLDTVVASSIYQKYTEKFSVK from the coding sequence ATGATTCATATTACAGAAGAAATGGTACAAGAAACTTATAAAATGAAAGATTGCTTGCAAGACGTCGAAAAGGCATTCCAATACTATATGAACAATGAGATTACAACACCTGTAAGGCTAAATATACAACACTCTCAAGAAGAGGCAAACTCCCTTTATATGCCCTCTTATGTAGCTCCAATCGAATTTGCATCTACGAAAATCGTTAGTATCTTCCCTCAAAATACGCAAAAAGGGAAAAAAGCACTACAAAGCTTAATCGTTTTAACAGAAACAAATACTGGTGATCATGTCGCGACAATTGAAGCTTCCTATTTAACAACACTTCGCACAGGCGCAATGAGTGGTATTGCGACAAATCATTTCGCTCGTCAAGATGCTAGTACCTGCGTTGTCATCGGATGCGGCGCTCAAGCACTTGGGCAAATACAAGCAGTTATGGAAGTTCGTTCTCTAACTCGTATTCTCCTTGTAAACCGTACAATTCAAAAAGCATTTGAATTTAAAAATCAGTTGCTCTCCTTATATCCAAATTGGAAAGGATCCATTGAAATTAAGGAATCAGCTGACGATGCTGTTGCAATGGCTGATATTGTCATTTGTAGTACCACTTCCACTACTCCTGTGTTTGATGGAAAATACATTAAACCTGGTACTCATATTAATGGAATCGGTTCTTACCAACCTCATATGCAAGAACTCGATTTCACCACATTACAGCGCAGCGATAAAATTATTGTAGATACACTAGAAGGTGTGCAGCACGAAGCTGGAGATTTCTTGATTGCGAGCGAAAAAAACGAATGGGATTTTTCAAATGTATATAGTGAACTTGGTGATATTATTTTAGGACATAAACAAGGACGAACAAACTCTGATGAAATTACTTTATTTAAATCTGTGGGAGTAGCCTTTTTAGATACAGTAGTGGCTAGTTCGATTTATCAAAAATATACGGAAAAGTTCTCTGTAAAGTGA
- the tnpA gene encoding IS66 family insertion sequence element accessory protein TnpA: MKRHRLKKEWETYIQDYKNSGLSKVSWCQKQNLPVHRLYYWLKKYRAILWNTIFN; this comes from the coding sequence ATGAAAAGACACCGATTAAAGAAAGAATGGGAAACTTATATTCAAGACTATAAAAACAGTGGATTATCCAAAGTTTCCTGGTGTCAAAAACAGAATCTACCGGTTCATCGGCTATATTACTGGCTGAAAAAATATCGGGCCATATTGTGGAATACCATATTTAATTGA
- a CDS encoding HAD family hydrolase — translation MLFDLDDTLLDRDKAVDKLFSIILEKCYGDVKQHSVKNEMLQKFKEYDKRSYGYSDKVKVLESFFDEFPPKYRLPRNYIQDFWNNNFPHCFSINQNTINIINTIKMHVKVAIITNGSTQRQKAKIINTNLNSCFDIIIISEEVGFSKPDKRIFELALNKLNVQPEAALFVGDDIEKDIGGCQNANIKGIWFNPYMIKNDTEIKPYAEINSFDRLLSYFTYWGLATSPSS, via the coding sequence ATGCTATTTGATTTAGATGATACCTTACTTGATAGGGATAAGGCAGTAGATAAATTGTTTTCAATTATTTTAGAGAAGTGCTATGGGGATGTTAAACAACATTCAGTAAAAAACGAAATGTTGCAGAAATTCAAGGAATATGATAAAAGAAGCTATGGCTACAGTGACAAAGTAAAAGTTTTGGAATCATTTTTTGATGAATTTCCACCAAAATATAGATTGCCACGCAATTACATTCAAGATTTTTGGAATAATAATTTTCCTCATTGTTTTTCTATAAACCAAAATACTATAAATATCATAAATACTATAAAGATGCATGTTAAAGTTGCAATTATAACAAATGGCTCAACTCAGAGACAAAAGGCTAAAATAATTAACACCAATTTAAATAGTTGTTTTGATATAATAATTATTTCTGAAGAAGTGGGATTTAGTAAACCTGACAAACGTATATTTGAATTAGCATTAAATAAGCTTAATGTGCAACCGGAAGCAGCATTATTCGTTGGAGATGACATAGAAAAAGATATTGGTGGTTGTCAAAATGCAAATATAAAGGGCATATGGTTCAATCCTTATATGATCAAGAATGATACCGAAATAAAACCATATGCCGAGATCAATTCTTTTGATAGATTATTAAGTTATTTTACATATTGGGGTCTCGCCACATCACCATCAAGCTAA
- a CDS encoding PqqD family protein gives MERSLYFSLDFMGSQIWNRIEEGKALEQICKEIAEEYDVKPEQVSVDIEEFCSALELNGLLLKK, from the coding sequence ATGGAACGAAGTTTATATTTCAGCTTAGATTTTATGGGCAGTCAAATTTGGAATCGAATAGAAGAGGGGAAAGCTTTGGAACAAATTTGCAAAGAGATAGCTGAAGAATATGATGTAAAACCAGAACAGGTTAGTGTGGATATTGAAGAGTTTTGTAGTGCATTAGAACTTAACGGGTTGCTTTTGAAAAAGTAG
- a CDS encoding CsxC family protein — protein MSEQQHDHHKDCKVKAETQIPFSDTEATPVLTRNPIVKIPVVLAERTLQIVVEANIPLCPPAVEIKRVLKDVFLQQCKLVPVEYEPINETGFLRVTRAKLFVEGFIRKNIEYAAKDCNGVIHDKIAKVPFSGFADLTEDDFLSFPMIAFSTESKARFINPKNTDIPRLDKFFFENNVFYNEQPFCELISAEFYELDFSPCDNDHDWDHKDSCEKKHHDKSFDKIREKIVLDLTLKVLQTQQVRVGGSTGKSDC, from the coding sequence TTGAGTGAACAACAACACGATCATCATAAAGATTGTAAGGTTAAGGCAGAAACACAAATTCCATTCAGTGATACTGAAGCAACGCCTGTTCTTACAAGAAATCCAATAGTTAAAATTCCAGTTGTATTAGCAGAAAGAACACTTCAAATTGTAGTAGAAGCAAATATTCCACTTTGCCCACCAGCAGTAGAAATTAAAAGAGTGTTAAAAGATGTATTTTTACAACAATGTAAACTAGTACCTGTTGAATATGAGCCAATTAATGAAACAGGATTTTTACGAGTAACAAGAGCAAAATTGTTTGTAGAAGGCTTTATTCGTAAAAATATTGAATATGCTGCTAAAGACTGCAATGGCGTAATTCATGATAAAATTGCAAAGGTTCCATTCTCTGGTTTTGCTGATTTAACTGAAGATGACTTTCTTTCTTTCCCAATGATAGCTTTTTCTACAGAAAGTAAAGCTCGTTTCATTAATCCAAAAAACACTGATATTCCTCGTCTAGACAAATTCTTCTTTGAAAATAATGTTTTCTATAATGAACAACCATTCTGTGAATTAATTAGTGCAGAATTTTATGAGCTTGATTTTTCGCCATGTGATAATGATCATGATTGGGATCATAAAGATTCATGTGAGAAAAAACATCATGATAAATCATTTGACAAAATACGTGAAAAAATCGTTCTTGATCTTACTTTGAAAGTATTACAAACTCAACAAGTACGAGTTGGCGGATCAACTGGAAAATCTGACTGCTAA
- a CDS encoding Ig-like domain-containing protein has protein sequence MKLRLLKAGVLTSFMLLCWSYEEVPASAAATCGPYGQIKPNQNPSRQHMNCLLTNAALKANIPPEVVKAVAAQESGWKQFDGNGQPIIAQDGGIGIMQITNQSKYDQQKLKYDIAYNIQAGVEVLRSMYQRTDLPKIKSAGPEVMENWYFPVMAYNGTKPANSPLYKANGQKNSNAYQEKIFAILEQNSFLNDTKLAQFPFRTADFEYTPNTSKNIVFKKKEYILTGLHPSIYHLKTGDQVLVTRDGVNLRAKPTSTSSGKPLSKNTNLIIQGSFAYDQSVNSNNQFVWYPVKTADQKLVGYISSAYIMKKGAPLAPKVNAVTDKDKVVTGTAEPNSIISVKSGSTFIGKGKTNSQGVFSITIPVQKAGTSISVIVKDSAGNSSPHTTISVLDKTPPAIPNVNKLTSKGTVITGTAEPNTAVYVKVGSTIIGTGKTNSKGQFSITIPIQKMGTKVSLRVKDSAGNYSPYKVIAVSN, from the coding sequence AGGTTCCCGCTTCTGCAGCAGCTACGTGTGGGCCATACGGTCAAATTAAGCCGAATCAAAATCCCTCTCGTCAGCACATGAATTGCTTACTAACAAACGCGGCATTAAAAGCAAATATTCCTCCTGAAGTTGTAAAAGCTGTGGCTGCACAAGAAAGTGGCTGGAAACAATTTGATGGCAACGGCCAGCCAATCATAGCGCAAGACGGCGGAATTGGGATTATGCAAATTACAAACCAGTCTAAGTACGATCAACAAAAGTTAAAATACGATATTGCTTATAATATTCAAGCGGGTGTTGAAGTTCTTCGTAGTATGTACCAGCGAACAGATCTTCCTAAGATAAAGTCTGCTGGACCAGAAGTAATGGAAAACTGGTACTTCCCTGTTATGGCTTATAATGGAACAAAACCTGCAAACAGCCCTTTATATAAGGCTAATGGCCAGAAAAATTCAAACGCTTATCAAGAAAAAATATTTGCTATTCTTGAACAAAACAGCTTTTTAAATGATACGAAATTGGCACAGTTCCCTTTCCGTACAGCTGATTTCGAATATACCCCTAACACTAGCAAAAATATTGTATTTAAAAAGAAAGAGTACATACTAACAGGTTTACATCCCTCTATATACCATCTTAAAACAGGCGACCAAGTGCTTGTAACAAGAGATGGGGTAAACTTAAGAGCCAAACCGACTTCCACATCAAGTGGGAAGCCGTTAAGTAAAAATACGAACTTGATTATTCAAGGGAGCTTTGCATATGATCAATCTGTAAACAGTAATAATCAGTTTGTATGGTATCCAGTCAAAACGGCAGATCAAAAACTAGTAGGTTACATTTCTTCTGCGTACATTATGAAAAAAGGTGCACCTTTAGCTCCAAAGGTGAATGCGGTCACAGATAAAGATAAGGTAGTGACAGGAACTGCTGAACCTAATTCTATTATCTCCGTAAAATCTGGATCAACATTCATTGGTAAAGGAAAAACGAATTCACAAGGAGTATTCTCAATTACTATACCTGTGCAAAAAGCAGGGACAAGCATCAGTGTAATAGTAAAGGATAGTGCAGGCAATAGTAGTCCACATACAACAATAAGTGTACTAGATAAAACACCTCCAGCTATCCCAAATGTAAATAAACTTACCAGTAAGGGTACAGTTATAACAGGAACAGCTGAGCCTAATACAGCCGTATATGTAAAAGTGGGTTCAACCATTATTGGCACAGGAAAGACAAACTCGAAAGGGCAGTTTTCAATTACGATACCAATACAAAAAATGGGAACGAAAGTAAGTCTTAGAGTGAAAGATAGTGCGGGGAATTATAGCCCTTATAAAGTAATCGCAGTAAGTAATTAA